From Fundulus heteroclitus isolate FHET01 unplaced genomic scaffold, MU-UCD_Fhet_4.1 scaffold_149, whole genome shotgun sequence, one genomic window encodes:
- the LOC110367562 gene encoding type-2 ice-structuring protein isoform X1, with protein MKVLTGLFVCALLTLNQAADVIEVPEIDETFYKVEAGNWTDPEDVGFKLAAEETAADEHSQIHRLHLEGSRYHNQGAKRGLPTRTQRSATHLLKGSCPVGWWKFNNRCFIFIPNRMTWARAQRNCGFMQATLASVHDDQEYYHIQRVIAASAPDSPLTWIGGSDAQEERIWLWSDGRPFHYSNWCPGEPNNLKSQHCMQMNAEASKCWDDMQCKKLLPSVCAKNA; from the exons atgAAGGTTCtgactggactgtttgtttgtgCCTTGTTGACTCTGAATCAAGCTGCTG ATGTCATAGAGGTACCTGAGATTGATGAAACTTTTTATAAAG TTGAAGCTGGAAACTGGACAGATCCAGAAG ATGTGGGATTCAAACTTGCAGCTGAGGAGACTGCTGCAGATG AGCACAGTCAGATCCATCGTCTTCATCTGGAAGGTTCACGGTACCACAACCAAGGTGCCAAGAGAGGCCTGCCCACCAGGACTCAGAGATCAG CAACACACCTGCTCAAGGGTTCTTGTCCTGTTGGTTGGTGGAAGTTCAACAATCGCTGCTTCATTTTCATTCCAAACCGCATGACTTGGGCAAGAGCTCAG AGAAACTGTGGGTTTATGCAGGCAACTCTAGCATCTGTCCATGACGATCAAGAGTATTATCACATTCAGAGGGTGATTGCAGCTTCAGCTCCTGACTCACCGCTCACATGGATTGGAGGCTCTGATGCACAGGAG GAAAGGATTTGGCTGTGGAGTGATGGACGGCCCTTCCACTACTCAAACTGGTGTCCTGGAGAGCCGAATAATCTTAAAAGCCAGCACTGTATGCAGATGAATGCTGAAG CATCAAAGTGCTGGGATGATATGCAGTGCAAGAAGCTTCTTCCTTCTGTCTGTGCCAAAAATGCCTGA
- the LOC110367562 gene encoding type-2 ice-structuring protein isoform X2: MKVLTGLFVCALLALNQAADVIEVPEIDETFYKVEAGNWTDPEDVGFKLAAEETAADEHSQIHRLHLEGSRYHNQGAKRGLPTRTQRSATHLLKGSCPVGWWKFNNRCFIFIPNRMTWARAQRNCGFMQATLASVHDDQEYYHIQRVIAASAPDSPLTWIGGSDAQEERIWLWSDGRPFHYSNWCPGEPNNLKSQHCMQMNAEASKCWDDMQCKKLLPSVCAKNA, from the exons ATGTCATAGAGGTACCTGAGATTGATGAAACTTTTTATAAAG TTGAAGCTGGAAACTGGACAGATCCAGAAG ATGTGGGATTCAAACTTGCAGCTGAGGAGACTGCTGCAGATG AGCACAGTCAGATCCATCGTCTTCATCTGGAAGGTTCACGGTACCACAACCAAGGTGCCAAGAGAGGCCTGCCCACCAGGACTCAGAGATCAG CAACACACCTGCTCAAGGGTTCTTGTCCTGTTGGTTGGTGGAAGTTCAACAATCGCTGCTTCATTTTCATTCCAAACCGCATGACTTGGGCAAGAGCTCAG AGAAACTGTGGGTTTATGCAGGCAACTCTAGCATCTGTCCATGACGATCAAGAGTATTATCACATTCAGAGGGTGATTGCAGCTTCAGCTCCTGACTCACCGCTCACATGGATTGGAGGCTCTGATGCACAGGAG GAAAGGATTTGGCTGTGGAGTGATGGACGGCCCTTCCACTACTCAAACTGGTGTCCTGGAGAGCCGAATAATCTTAAAAGCCAGCACTGTATGCAGATGAATGCTGAAG CATCAAAGTGCTGGGATGATATGCAGTGCAAGAAGCTTCTTCCTTCTGTCTGTGCCAAAAATGCCTGA